Within Ralstonia pickettii DTP0602, the genomic segment CGATCCCGCCACCGGCGCGCTGCCGCCGGGCTTCAACTATGGCGGCACCCACAACCCGTATTCCCTGCCCGCCTTCCTGCGCCAGCTGCTCGGCATTGCCGGCCCGGCCGCGGCGGTGTCCTCCGCGTGTTCGTCCGGCGCCAAGGTGTTCAGCTCGGCGCGGCGCATGCTGGAAGCGGGCCTGATCGACGCGGCCGTGGTCGGCGGGGTCGATTCGCTGTGCTACACGACGCTGTACGGCTTCAATTCGCTGGAGCTGCTGTCCGACCAGCCGTGCCGTCCGTACGACGTGGCGCGTAACGGTATTTCGATCGGCGAAGGCGCGGCCTTCGGGCTGCTCGAACGCGCTGACGGCGTGCTCGAAGGCGATGCCATCCTGCTCGCGGGCATCGGCGAATCGAGCGATGCGCACCATATGTCGACCCCGCACCCGCAAGGGCTTGGCGCGCAGCTGGCGATGGAACAGGCGCTGGCGAGCGCGGGCATCGCGCCGTCACAGGTGGACTACGTCAACCTGCATGGCACCGCCACGCGCAGCAACGACGCGGCCGAAGCGCTGGCCATGGCCGCGGTGCTGCCCGGCACGCCGTGCAGCTCCACCAAGGGCGCAACCGGCCATGCGCTGGGCGCGGCGGGTGCGCTCGAAGCGGTCATCTGCTCGCTGGCGCTGCGCCACGAGCTGCTGCCCGGCGGCATCAACACCACGCAGCCGGACCCTGCGCTGGACGTGAACTACGTGCTCCTGAACCGCGACACGCCGCTGCGCTACGCGATGAGCAATGCGTTCGGTTTCGGCGGATCCAACTGCAGCCTGCTGTTCGCCCGCGCGAACACGGCCTCTCACTGAGCCAGCGCCATGCCGCAGCACGTGTATATCGAAAGCATCGGCTTGCTCGGTCCCGGCCTGACCGGCTGGACGCAGGCCGCTGAAGTCCTTGCCGGCCGCGCGCCGTACGCGCACGCGCCCACTGAACTGCCGCCTCCCGCCGGCTTGCCGGCCGCAGAGCGCCGCCGCACCGGCCCGACCGTGCGCCTGGCGCTTGGCGCAGGCCAGGAGGCGGTGGCCGCCAGCGGCCGCGACGCCGCGCAGCTGCCGACGATCTTTGCCTCGTCCAGCAGCGACGGCTTCAACTTCCATGCGATCTGCGAAGCGCTGGCCGAGCCCGCCCCGCTGATGTCGCCCACGCGCTTCCACAACTCTGTGCACAACGCCACCGCCGGCTACTGGTCGATCGCGGCGGGCGCGATGCGCACCTCCAACGTGCTGTGCGCGATGGACGGCAGTTTCGGCGCAGGCCTGCTGGAATGCGTGCTGCAGGTGGCCGCCGACGCGGAGCCCTGCCTGCTGATTGCCTACGACACCGGCTACCCGGAGCCGCTGCACAGCCA encodes:
- a CDS encoding 3-oxoacyl-ACP synthase (K00647: fabB; 3-oxoacyl-[acyl-carrier-protein] synthase I [EC:2.3.1.41]), whose translation is MSPLLFSHFTATSCIGTGVDATLSALRAQRGGLAPCRFGDVRLDTYVGEVPGLDAVALPPALSPFDSRNNRLAQLALEQDGFAARVREAVARYGADRIGVFLGTSTAGVLQTELAYRQRDPATGALPPGFNYGGTHNPYSLPAFLRQLLGIAGPAAAVSSACSSGAKVFSSARRMLEAGLIDAAVVGGVDSLCYTTLYGFNSLELLSDQPCRPYDVARNGISIGEGAAFGLLERADGVLEGDAILLAGIGESSDAHHMSTPHPQGLGAQLAMEQALASAGIAPSQVDYVNLHGTATRSNDAAEALAMAAVLPGTPCSSTKGATGHALGAAGALEAVICSLALRHELLPGGINTTQPDPALDVNYVLLNRDTPLRYAMSNAFGFGGSNCSLLFARANTASH
- a CDS encoding 3-oxoacyl-ACP synthase is translated as MPQHVYIESIGLLGPGLTGWTQAAEVLAGRAPYAHAPTELPPPAGLPAAERRRTGPTVRLALGAGQEAVAASGRDAAQLPTIFASSSSDGFNFHAICEALAEPAPLMSPTRFHNSVHNATAGYWSIAAGAMRTSNVLCAMDGSFGAGLLECVLQVAADAEPCLLIAYDTGYPEPLHSHRPIPDPFGVALVVTPHATARSLARIGVALTQAPAAGMPDAALEALRMSAPAARVLPLLAAIARGATTTVVLDYLDTVRIEADVAPGNADT